A single region of the Gaiellales bacterium genome encodes:
- a CDS encoding APC family permease, with amino-acid sequence MTEPVDHSTSLAVSERRKLRKSLRRIDMIFFLICALVGLDTLGQVASYGAQTFTWVVVLGALFLIPYGLVMAELGTGFPQEGGQYEWMKLAWGRLAAGLGSVLYWVSNPLWVGGSLAFVSTAAWSAYIHPIGTKTAGDYAFKLGFIWITVIVAIIALRHGKWIPNLGAIVRVVVLSFFSLTVVIYAVEHGVHGYGAGDFKPTSAVFIGLVPLLLFNYVGFELQSGAAEEMQDPRRDVPKAVVGGGIVTVLCYAVPIFGIVAVLPSSKVSGIEGFLDAVNTTFTVYGSAHHFLLEVMALGFIFALATGGAAWIIGSDRVLAVAGYDGAFAGWFGVFNARLGTPVRVNVLSGLVSTAFMLAAEFLNTGSNATTFVVVLYMATSTGLLSYLLIFPAVIRLRYTHPDVHRPYRIPYGNAGAWIGGLVTLGWIVLGSWIAVFPDTIENAVGAGYNFESVWGISRLRFEVFTLGTLAVIAVIGLVGYAAGAATRSAPMDVPLEGAVEGPAAV; translated from the coding sequence ATGACCGAGCCGGTCGACCACTCCACCAGCCTCGCGGTCTCCGAGCGGCGCAAGCTGCGAAAGAGCCTGCGCCGCATCGACATGATCTTCTTCCTGATCTGCGCGCTCGTCGGCCTCGACACCCTCGGGCAGGTCGCGAGCTACGGCGCGCAGACGTTCACATGGGTCGTCGTGCTGGGCGCCCTCTTCCTGATCCCGTACGGCCTGGTGATGGCCGAGCTCGGCACCGGCTTCCCGCAGGAGGGCGGCCAGTACGAGTGGATGAAGCTGGCGTGGGGCCGGCTCGCCGCCGGGCTCGGCTCGGTGCTCTACTGGGTCTCGAACCCGCTCTGGGTGGGCGGGTCGCTCGCGTTCGTCTCGACGGCGGCGTGGTCGGCCTACATCCACCCGATCGGCACCAAGACCGCAGGCGACTACGCGTTCAAGCTGGGCTTCATCTGGATCACCGTCATCGTGGCGATCATCGCCCTGCGCCACGGCAAGTGGATCCCGAACCTCGGCGCGATCGTGCGCGTCGTCGTCCTCAGCTTCTTCTCCCTGACGGTGGTCATCTACGCCGTCGAGCACGGCGTCCACGGCTACGGCGCCGGCGACTTCAAGCCGACGAGCGCGGTCTTCATCGGCCTCGTCCCGCTGCTGCTCTTCAACTATGTCGGCTTCGAGCTGCAGAGCGGCGCGGCGGAGGAGATGCAGGATCCGCGCCGCGACGTGCCCAAGGCCGTGGTCGGGGGCGGGATCGTGACCGTGCTCTGCTACGCCGTCCCGATCTTCGGCATCGTGGCGGTCCTGCCCTCGTCGAAGGTGAGCGGGATCGAAGGCTTCCTGGACGCCGTGAACACGACGTTCACCGTGTACGGATCGGCCCATCACTTCCTGCTCGAGGTGATGGCGCTCGGCTTCATCTTCGCCCTCGCCACCGGCGGCGCCGCCTGGATCATCGGCTCCGACCGCGTGCTCGCCGTCGCCGGGTACGACGGCGCGTTCGCCGGCTGGTTCGGCGTGTTCAACGCGCGGCTGGGGACGCCGGTGCGGGTGAACGTGCTCTCCGGCCTCGTCTCGACGGCGTTCATGCTCGCGGCCGAGTTCCTGAACACGGGCTCGAACGCGACGACGTTCGTCGTCGTGCTCTACATGGCGACGTCGACCGGGCTCCTGTCCTACCTCCTGATCTTCCCCGCGGTGATCCGGCTCCGCTACACGCACCCGGACGTGCACCGGCCGTACCGGATCCCGTACGGCAACGCCGGTGCGTGGATCGGCGGCCTCGTGACGCTCGGCTGGATCGTGCTCGGATCGTGGATCGCGGTCTTCCCGGACACGATCGAGAACGCGGTCGGGGCGGGCTACAACTTCGAGAGCGTGTGGGGCATCTCGCGGCTGCGGTTCGAGGTGTTCACGCTGGGGACGCTGGCCGTCATCGCGGTGATCGGCCTGGTCGGCTACGCCGCCGGCGCGGCGACGCGCTCGGCGCCCATGGACGTGCCGCTCGAGGGTGCCGTGGAGGGCCCGGCCGCCGTCTAG
- a CDS encoding methyl-accepting chemotaxis protein, whose amino-acid sequence MPRRSEGPAPVRLIRSELTWIVSACVVALPLGTRVALALLVLGIVASQVLRVRRGRALRAELTAANALHLAAVADRAAAERERAAMAAELDAARAAAADREAQTERALANAAERAEQARARYAAEAQHASAEAAAHARRTSSAAAREALDRINATLEVLAGASDTIGEGARETMTAADAARARVEEAVQGSLALRGTTAAAAEITREISAVADQTRLLALNAAIEAARAGEHGRGFAVVAHEVGELANTAGAAAGRVLDHIRAVTEQSDGVAASIEATSSALAEVGESTRRIEETVASQRTATVESEDTLTAAGERLVQIAERRANSRVDLRAPVRATPLAAEGVARTIETVTIDLSLGGALLENRPGIGEGPWQIELCLPGEADPVRCLAVRARLAGGHVGVAFGEVGDADLLRLDAAIARHQL is encoded by the coding sequence ATGCCCCGCAGGTCAGAAGGCCCCGCTCCCGTCCGGCTCATCCGCAGCGAGCTCACGTGGATCGTTTCCGCGTGCGTCGTCGCGCTGCCGCTGGGGACACGGGTTGCCCTCGCGCTGCTGGTTCTCGGAATCGTCGCCTCGCAGGTGCTGCGCGTACGCCGGGGCCGTGCCCTCCGGGCCGAGCTGACCGCCGCCAACGCTCTTCACCTGGCAGCCGTCGCCGACCGCGCCGCCGCCGAGCGCGAGCGCGCCGCGATGGCCGCCGAGCTCGATGCCGCCCGCGCCGCCGCGGCCGACCGTGAGGCCCAGACCGAGCGCGCACTCGCGAACGCGGCCGAGCGGGCCGAGCAGGCCCGCGCCCGGTACGCCGCCGAGGCGCAGCACGCGAGCGCCGAGGCGGCAGCGCATGCCCGGCGCACCAGCTCCGCCGCCGCCCGCGAGGCGCTCGACCGGATCAACGCGACCCTCGAGGTGCTCGCCGGCGCGAGCGACACGATCGGCGAGGGCGCGCGCGAGACGATGACGGCCGCGGACGCGGCCCGGGCGCGCGTCGAGGAGGCCGTCCAGGGCAGCCTCGCCCTCCGCGGCACCACCGCCGCCGCCGCCGAGATCACCCGCGAGATCTCGGCCGTCGCCGACCAGACCCGCCTGCTCGCGCTGAACGCCGCCATCGAGGCGGCCCGGGCCGGCGAGCACGGCCGCGGCTTCGCCGTCGTCGCCCACGAGGTCGGCGAGCTCGCGAACACCGCCGGCGCGGCCGCGGGGCGCGTGCTCGACCACATCCGCGCAGTCACCGAGCAGAGCGACGGTGTCGCCGCCTCCATCGAGGCGACCAGCAGCGCGCTGGCCGAGGTCGGCGAGTCCACCCGCCGGATCGAGGAGACGGTTGCCTCCCAGCGCACCGCCACGGTGGAGAGCGAGGACACCCTGACGGCGGCCGGCGAGCGGCTCGTCCAGATCGCCGAGCGGCGCGCCAATTCGCGCGTCGACCTGCGGGCGCCGGTGCGCGCGACACCCCTGGCAGCCGAAGGCGTCGCCCGCACGATCGAGACCGTGACGATCGATCTCAGCCTGGGCGGCGCCCTGCTCGAAAACCGGCCCGGGATCGGCGAAGGGCCGTGGCAGATCGAGCTCTGCCTGCCCGGCGAGGCCGACCCCGTGCGCTGCCTGGCCGTACGCGCCCGCCTGGCCGGCGGGCACGTCGGCGTGGCGTTCGGCGAGGTCGGGGACGCCGACCTGCTGCGGCTCGACGCCGCCATCGCCCGCCACCAGCTCTAG
- a CDS encoding FAD-dependent oxidoreductase has protein sequence MRDPRYDVLFEPVPLGPVTARNRFFQVPHCNGMGHAHPSAHAEMRGVKAEGGWAVVCTEEVELHHSTDVAGYVEGRLWDDADIPMHALLVDKVHEHGSLAGIELVHSGMTAANLYVRQPPMGPSHLPVQTTDPVQARRMSKGDIADLRRWHRAAVERSLRAGYDLVYVYAAHGLTTLQHFLSRRFNDRTDEYGGSVENRARLLREILEDTVETVAGRAAVACRICVDEQLGDRGIDRAEIEEVLGLVGELPDVWDFMVGEWENDSLSSRFSEEGAQEVYVRGLKALTSKPVVGVGRFTSADTMVRMVRDGVLDMIGSARPSIADPFLPKKIEEGRWDDIRECIGCNICVTGDATATPIRCTQNPSMGEEWRRGWHPERIRPKESDASVLVVGGGPAGLEAAMMLGRRGYAVVLAEAGDDVGGRVPVEARLPGLAAWVRVVDYRRSQLARLSNVEVGVGSPLDAAEAASYGFDHIALATGARWRADGVGRWHTRPLELGAGVQVLTPDDLLRGTLPDGERVLVYDDDHYFMGGALCEVLRKAGRQVTLVTPESLASAWTVNTMEQSRIQGRLLELGVEVVVSRALVRARNGTATTACVFTEAEREHPCDAVVLVTGRLPNDALADELAAAGAAATVRVIGDAMSPGTIAAAVWDGRRYAEELDAPPSDDTLPPFRREVVALTHQTGSDPFWCARRSVARLRDWG, from the coding sequence GTGCGCGATCCGCGCTACGACGTCCTGTTCGAGCCGGTGCCGCTCGGTCCCGTGACCGCGCGCAACCGCTTCTTCCAGGTGCCGCACTGCAACGGGATGGGCCACGCCCACCCGAGCGCCCACGCCGAGATGCGCGGGGTGAAGGCCGAGGGCGGCTGGGCGGTCGTGTGCACGGAGGAGGTCGAGCTGCACCACTCGACCGACGTCGCCGGATACGTCGAGGGGCGGCTGTGGGACGACGCCGACATCCCGATGCACGCCCTGCTCGTCGACAAGGTGCACGAGCACGGGTCGCTGGCGGGGATCGAGCTCGTCCACAGCGGGATGACGGCGGCGAACCTGTACGTGCGCCAGCCGCCGATGGGGCCGTCCCACCTGCCCGTGCAGACGACCGACCCGGTGCAGGCGCGGCGGATGAGCAAGGGCGACATCGCCGACCTGCGGCGGTGGCACAGGGCGGCGGTCGAGCGGTCGCTGCGGGCGGGGTACGACCTCGTCTACGTGTACGCCGCCCACGGCCTGACGACGCTCCAGCACTTCCTCTCCCGCCGCTTCAACGACCGCACCGACGAGTACGGCGGCAGCGTCGAGAACCGCGCCCGGCTGCTGCGGGAGATCCTCGAGGACACGGTCGAGACGGTCGCCGGCCGGGCCGCCGTCGCCTGCCGCATCTGCGTCGACGAGCAGCTCGGCGACCGCGGCATCGACCGGGCCGAGATCGAGGAGGTGCTCGGCCTGGTCGGCGAGCTGCCGGACGTGTGGGACTTCATGGTCGGCGAGTGGGAGAACGACTCGCTCAGCTCGCGCTTCTCCGAGGAGGGCGCGCAGGAGGTCTACGTCCGCGGCCTCAAGGCGCTCACGAGCAAGCCGGTCGTCGGGGTCGGCCGGTTCACGTCGGCCGACACGATGGTGCGGATGGTGCGCGACGGCGTGCTCGACATGATCGGGTCGGCCCGGCCGTCCATCGCCGACCCCTTCCTGCCGAAGAAGATCGAGGAGGGGCGCTGGGACGACATCCGCGAGTGCATCGGCTGCAACATCTGCGTCACCGGCGATGCGACGGCCACGCCGATCCGCTGCACGCAGAACCCGAGCATGGGCGAGGAGTGGCGGCGCGGCTGGCACCCCGAGCGGATCCGGCCGAAGGAGTCCGACGCGAGCGTCCTCGTCGTCGGCGGCGGCCCGGCCGGGCTCGAGGCGGCGATGATGCTCGGCCGCCGCGGGTATGCGGTGGTGCTGGCCGAGGCCGGCGACGACGTCGGCGGGCGGGTGCCGGTCGAGGCGCGCCTGCCCGGCCTGGCGGCGTGGGTCCGAGTGGTCGACTACCGCCGCAGCCAGCTGGCCCGGCTGTCCAACGTCGAGGTGGGCGTCGGCAGCCCGCTCGATGCGGCCGAGGCGGCCTCGTACGGCTTCGACCACATCGCCCTTGCGACCGGCGCCCGGTGGCGGGCCGACGGCGTCGGCCGCTGGCACACCCGCCCGCTCGAGCTGGGGGCGGGGGTGCAGGTGCTGACGCCGGACGACCTGTTGCGGGGCACGCTGCCCGACGGCGAGCGCGTGCTCGTCTACGACGACGACCACTACTTCATGGGCGGGGCGCTCTGCGAGGTGCTGCGCAAGGCCGGCCGCCAGGTGACGCTGGTGACGCCGGAGTCGCTCGCCTCCGCCTGGACCGTGAACACGATGGAGCAGAGCCGCATCCAGGGCCGGCTGCTCGAGCTGGGTGTCGAGGTGGTCGTGTCGCGGGCGCTCGTACGGGCTCGGAATGGGACCGCCACGACCGCCTGCGTCTTCACCGAGGCCGAGCGCGAGCACCCCTGCGACGCCGTGGTGCTCGTCACCGGCCGGCTGCCGAACGACGCGCTGGCGGACGAGCTCGCGGCCGCGGGCGCGGCCGCGACCGTGCGCGTGATCGGCGACGCCATGAGCCCGGGCACGATCGCGGCGGCCGTCTGGGACGGCCGCCGCTACGCGGAGGAGCTGGACGCCCCGCCGTCCGACGACACCCTCCCGCCCTTCCGCCGCGAAGTCGTCGCGCTCACGCACCAGACGGGGTCAGACCCCTTTTGGTGCGCTCGGCGGTCGGTCGCACGCCTTAGAGATTGGGGATGA
- a CDS encoding LLM class flavin-dependent oxidoreductase — translation MPAPRYTHPIGVSLGDMVPPERIGERARELEQLGFSHLMIPEDYFYEPALVCTTLALGATESVPIGTSIVSGMVRHPAVLAMEIAGISRAFPGRFRPGVGLGLPEWLRQMGAMPGKPVAALRESVGAIRRLLAGETVTFEGTHFSLDEIAITHPATEHVPIAMGVSGPMLLRLAGELADTTLFAASAGVEYFRFGRERVERGLAKAARPNDAMSYSTIALTCVDRDGAAARDALRPMLGGFLAEFGVNTMTDAYGISDELAAMIERGGEEVVAEEMPDEWLEDLTLTGSPDEVVAKIRWWLDAGLDSICIFNPEPELEERTIALVASDVIPNL, via the coding sequence ATGCCCGCGCCCCGCTACACCCACCCGATCGGCGTCTCGCTCGGCGACATGGTGCCGCCGGAGCGGATCGGTGAGCGCGCCCGCGAGCTCGAGCAGCTCGGGTTCTCGCACCTGATGATCCCCGAGGACTACTTCTACGAGCCGGCGCTCGTCTGCACGACGCTCGCGCTGGGGGCGACGGAGTCGGTCCCGATCGGGACGAGCATCGTCTCGGGCATGGTTCGCCATCCGGCCGTCCTGGCGATGGAGATCGCCGGCATCAGCCGCGCCTTCCCCGGCCGGTTCCGGCCCGGCGTCGGCCTGGGCCTGCCGGAGTGGCTGCGGCAGATGGGCGCTATGCCCGGCAAGCCGGTGGCCGCGCTGCGCGAGAGCGTCGGCGCGATCCGCCGCCTCCTGGCGGGCGAGACGGTGACCTTCGAGGGCACGCACTTCTCGCTCGACGAGATCGCGATCACGCACCCGGCCACCGAGCACGTGCCGATCGCGATGGGCGTGAGCGGGCCGATGCTGCTGCGGCTCGCCGGCGAGCTGGCCGACACGACGCTCTTTGCCGCATCGGCCGGCGTCGAGTACTTCCGCTTCGGCCGCGAGCGGGTCGAGCGCGGCCTTGCGAAGGCGGCGCGGCCAAATGACGCGATGTCCTACTCGACGATCGCGCTCACCTGTGTCGACCGCGACGGGGCCGCCGCGCGCGACGCGCTGCGGCCGATGCTGGGCGGCTTCCTGGCGGAGTTCGGCGTGAACACGATGACCGACGCGTACGGGATCTCCGACGAGCTCGCGGCCATGATCGAGCGCGGCGGCGAGGAGGTCGTCGCGGAGGAGATGCCGGACGAGTGGCTGGAGGACCTCACGCTGACGGGCTCGCCCGACGAGGTCGTCGCCAAGATCCGCTGGTGGCTCGACGCCGGGCTCGACTCGATCTGCATCTTCAACCCCGAACCCGAGCTCGAGGAGCGCACGATCGCGCTCGTGGCGTCGGACGTCATCCCCAATCTCTAA
- a CDS encoding Xaa-Pro peptidase family protein, with protein sequence MTDPPSIRVTAIADGEIDGRVRRLQTEAAARGLAAVICFGAHRDFWPADLRYLARWYCTDEELSFLFVPAVGQTTLVTNAEWDLERALAEARADDILYDPEPGPRLVRLVRGHAGKGDRVGLSGMEVFPAPVFVALAGGCPDVSFEGVTAMVEALRLVKSEAEIALLRAAAQATDTGMRAGLDEVRDGGSEHAVVAAAEHAIRRAGAEIAFATVMGAGPRTALATFFPSDRPMRRGDLAVLDCGARIEGYHGDMCRTVAIGGPDAVQRPMLEAVAESVRAATDAARPGARVADVNAAAHEAVRAAGFGDAWWGAFMPHGTGTGQHEMPHALADGELVLEPGMVMCIEPGIAVPDVGAVILEQMVLVGDAGAETLTALPLEMWDG encoded by the coding sequence GTGACCGATCCCCCGTCGATCCGCGTCACGGCCATCGCCGACGGCGAGATCGACGGGCGGGTGAGGCGGCTCCAGACCGAGGCGGCGGCCCGCGGCCTGGCCGCCGTCATCTGCTTCGGCGCACACCGCGACTTCTGGCCGGCCGACCTGCGCTACCTGGCCCGCTGGTACTGCACCGACGAGGAGCTCTCGTTCCTGTTCGTGCCGGCGGTCGGCCAGACGACACTCGTGACGAATGCCGAATGGGATCTGGAGCGCGCGCTCGCCGAGGCCCGGGCGGACGACATCCTGTACGACCCCGAGCCAGGGCCGAGGCTCGTCCGGCTCGTGCGCGGCCACGCCGGCAAGGGCGACAGGGTGGGCCTGAGCGGGATGGAGGTCTTCCCCGCCCCGGTCTTCGTCGCCCTCGCAGGCGGCTGCCCGGACGTCTCCTTCGAGGGCGTGACGGCGATGGTCGAGGCGCTTCGGCTGGTCAAGTCCGAGGCCGAGATCGCGCTCCTGCGCGCGGCGGCGCAGGCCACCGACACCGGCATGCGCGCCGGCCTCGACGAGGTCCGTGACGGCGGCAGCGAGCACGCAGTCGTCGCCGCCGCCGAGCACGCGATCCGGCGGGCGGGCGCCGAGATCGCCTTCGCCACCGTGATGGGCGCCGGCCCGCGGACGGCGCTCGCGACGTTCTTCCCCTCCGACCGGCCGATGCGCCGGGGCGACCTTGCGGTGCTCGACTGCGGCGCCCGGATCGAGGGCTACCACGGCGACATGTGCCGGACCGTCGCGATCGGCGGGCCCGACGCCGTCCAGCGGCCGATGCTCGAGGCGGTGGCCGAGAGCGTCCGGGCGGCGACGGATGCGGCCCGCCCCGGCGCCCGCGTGGCCGACGTCAACGCGGCGGCCCACGAGGCGGTACGGGCCGCCGGGTTCGGCGATGCCTGGTGGGGCGCGTTCATGCCCCACGGCACCGGCACCGGCCAGCACGAGATGCCCCACGCGCTCGCCGACGGCGAGCTCGTGCTCGAGCCGGGGATGGTGATGTGCATCGAGCCGGGGATCGCGGTGCCGGACGTCGGCGCCGTGATCCTCGAGCAGATGGTCCTCGTCGGCGACGCCGGCGCAGAGACCCTGACCGCCCTCCCGCTCGAGATGTGGGACGGATGA
- a CDS encoding PhzF family phenazine biosynthesis protein: MQRSFRQVDVFTTEPYRGNPVAVVHDAEGISDGRMQRFAHWTNLSETTFVLSPTAAGADYRVRIFTPVAELPFAGHPTLGTCHAWLEAGGAPRSDAEIVQESAAGLVSIRRTPDGLGFAAPPVTRSGPVDEDELAGVARTLNIDRGAIVAAEWADNGPGWVALLLESAEAVLAVHPGLVDHDVGLVGPHPPGGDAGFELRAFFPKDGATTEDPVTGSLNASVAQWLLRTGRATAPYVAAQGTVLGRAGRVHISADDGGAVWVAGGTVTCVSGTVEI, encoded by the coding sequence ATGCAGCGCAGCTTCCGCCAGGTGGACGTCTTCACGACGGAGCCATACCGGGGCAACCCGGTCGCCGTGGTGCACGATGCGGAGGGGATCTCGGACGGCCGGATGCAGCGGTTCGCCCACTGGACGAACCTGTCGGAGACGACCTTCGTGCTCTCCCCCACCGCTGCCGGCGCGGACTACCGCGTGCGGATCTTCACGCCGGTGGCAGAGCTGCCGTTCGCCGGCCATCCGACCCTCGGCACCTGCCACGCGTGGCTCGAGGCGGGCGGGGCGCCGCGGTCGGACGCCGAGATCGTCCAGGAGTCCGCGGCGGGCCTCGTCTCGATCCGGCGAACGCCGGACGGGCTCGGATTCGCCGCGCCGCCGGTGACCCGCTCCGGGCCGGTCGACGAGGACGAGCTCGCCGGCGTCGCCCGGACGCTCAACATCGATCGGGGTGCGATCGTCGCGGCCGAGTGGGCGGACAACGGCCCCGGCTGGGTCGCGCTCCTGCTCGAGTCGGCCGAGGCGGTGCTCGCCGTGCACCCCGGGCTCGTCGACCACGACGTCGGCCTCGTCGGGCCGCACCCGCCCGGCGGCGACGCGGGGTTCGAGCTGCGCGCGTTCTTCCCGAAGGACGGGGCGACCACCGAGGATCCGGTCACCGGCAGCCTGAACGCGTCGGTCGCCCAGTGGCTCCTGCGCACCGGCCGGGCGACGGCGCCGTACGTGGCGGCGCAGGGCACGGTCCTGGGACGGGCCGGCCGGGTGCACATCTCGGCCGACGACGGGGGCGCCGTGTGGGTCGCCGGCGGCACCGTGACCTGCGTGAGCGGCACGGTCGAGATCTAG
- the trpS gene encoding tryptophan--tRNA ligase yields MSSTLIAAERRSADLERAVLADPASFRILTGDRPTGPLHVGHYFGTLENRVRLQRLGVDLLVLIADYQAITDRDSPAHLPGDVEGLVADYLGAGIDPGRAVIFTHSQVAELNQLVLPFLSLVSVSELRRNPTVKDEIAAGGGTTSALMFTYPVHQAADILFCHANLVPVGRDQLPHVELARTIARRFNDRYAPGAPYFPEPEALMGTAPLLLGLDGRKMGKSRGNAIALGATADETERLIRAAKTDAERRITYEPDRRPEVSNLLRLVAICRDVPPQAVAEEVGDGGAAALKRVAADALNERLAPIRARRAQVAGDRDYLRAVLAEGNARAHEIAAETLRRVKELMHTRYC; encoded by the coding sequence ATGTCATCGACACTCATCGCGGCCGAGCGCCGCAGCGCCGACCTCGAGCGGGCCGTGCTCGCCGACCCGGCGTCGTTCCGCATCCTCACGGGCGACCGGCCGACCGGGCCGCTCCACGTCGGCCACTACTTCGGCACGCTCGAGAACCGCGTCCGGCTGCAGCGGCTGGGCGTCGATCTGCTCGTCCTGATCGCCGACTACCAGGCGATCACCGACCGCGACTCGCCGGCCCACCTGCCCGGCGACGTCGAGGGCCTGGTCGCCGACTACCTGGGGGCCGGAATCGATCCCGGCCGGGCGGTGATCTTCACCCACAGCCAGGTCGCCGAGCTGAACCAGCTCGTGCTCCCGTTCCTGAGCCTCGTCAGCGTGTCGGAGCTGCGCCGCAACCCGACCGTGAAGGACGAGATCGCGGCGGGCGGCGGCACGACGTCGGCGCTCATGTTCACCTATCCGGTGCACCAGGCGGCCGACATCCTCTTCTGCCACGCCAACCTCGTGCCGGTGGGCCGCGACCAGCTGCCGCACGTCGAGCTCGCACGGACGATCGCCCGCCGGTTCAACGACCGCTACGCGCCCGGGGCGCCCTACTTCCCGGAGCCGGAGGCGCTGATGGGGACGGCGCCGCTCCTGCTCGGCCTCGACGGCCGGAAGATGGGCAAGAGCAGGGGAAACGCGATCGCGCTGGGCGCGACCGCCGACGAGACCGAGCGCCTCATCCGGGCGGCGAAGACCGACGCCGAGCGCCGGATCACCTACGAGCCCGACCGGCGGCCCGAGGTGTCCAACCTGCTCCGGCTGGTGGCGATCTGCCGCGACGTGCCGCCGCAGGCGGTCGCCGAGGAGGTCGGCGACGGCGGCGCCGCGGCGCTCAAGCGGGTCGCGGCCGACGCGCTCAACGAGCGCCTGGCGCCCATCCGGGCCCGGCGCGCCCAGGTCGCCGGCGACCGCGACTATCTCCGCGCCGTGCTGGCGGAGGGCAACGCCCGCGCGCACGAGATCGCGGCGGAGACGCTGCGCAGGGTCAAGGAGCTGATGCACACGAGGTACTGCTAG
- a CDS encoding glycine cleavage T C-terminal barrel domain-containing protein, whose protein sequence is MTTVPATTKLYFGPWYRRSPYFEATIKAGCKAYDIYNKMYLPAEYDDPEAEYWALNDGVTLWDVGVERTVQVSGPDADRLIDMLTCRDLTRCAVKQGKYMLVMSPEGGIINDPVLLHVDENVWWMQLADSDAGLYAMGVLSGTNLDAEVSYPDVHPVQVQGPHAAATLAKLVGEAIYDIRYYWCERFVVGDIPVVVSRTGWSAVPGFEVNLLDGSRGTELWDAIMAAGEEFAIRPIAPNEARRVEAGIFNLGSDMTLADTPFHVMGLERLVEEQPQDYIGKAALERVRREGVDRKLVGIEFDREEPFPGITASWPASHSGVAVGRVTDAVWSPGLSKNIGYVWVPIDLAEPGTPIDVESEHGWVSGRTAAIPFVDPRKERPAGTLRPASA, encoded by the coding sequence GTGACCACCGTTCCTGCAACGACGAAGCTCTACTTCGGCCCGTGGTATCGGCGTTCGCCGTACTTCGAGGCCACGATCAAGGCCGGCTGCAAGGCCTACGACATCTACAACAAGATGTACCTGCCGGCCGAGTACGACGACCCCGAGGCCGAGTACTGGGCGCTGAACGACGGCGTCACGCTCTGGGACGTCGGCGTCGAGCGGACGGTGCAGGTGAGCGGCCCCGACGCCGACCGCCTGATCGACATGCTCACCTGCCGCGACCTGACCAGATGCGCGGTGAAGCAGGGCAAGTACATGCTCGTCATGTCGCCCGAGGGCGGCATCATCAACGACCCCGTGCTCCTGCACGTCGACGAGAACGTGTGGTGGATGCAGCTCGCAGACAGCGACGCCGGCCTCTACGCGATGGGCGTCCTCTCGGGCACGAACCTCGACGCCGAGGTCTCCTACCCCGACGTCCACCCGGTGCAGGTGCAGGGCCCGCACGCCGCGGCGACGCTCGCGAAGCTCGTCGGCGAGGCGATCTACGACATCCGCTACTACTGGTGCGAGCGCTTCGTGGTCGGCGACATCCCTGTCGTCGTCAGCCGCACCGGCTGGTCGGCCGTGCCCGGGTTCGAGGTGAACCTGCTCGACGGCAGCCGTGGCACCGAGCTGTGGGACGCGATCATGGCCGCAGGCGAGGAGTTCGCCATCCGGCCGATCGCGCCGAACGAGGCCCGCCGGGTCGAGGCCGGAATCTTCAACCTCGGCTCCGACATGACCCTCGCCGACACGCCCTTCCACGTGATGGGGCTCGAGCGGCTGGTCGAGGAGCAGCCGCAGGATTACATCGGCAAGGCGGCGCTCGAGCGCGTTCGCCGCGAGGGCGTCGACCGCAAGCTGGTCGGCATCGAGTTCGATCGCGAGGAGCCGTTCCCAGGCATCACCGCGAGCTGGCCGGCCAGCCACTCGGGCGTCGCCGTCGGCCGCGTCACCGACGCGGTCTGGTCGCCGGGCCTCTCGAAGAACATCGGCTACGTCTGGGTGCCGATCGATCTGGCCGAGCCGGGGACGCCGATCGACGTCGAGTCCGAGCACGGCTGGGTGAGTGGCCGCACCGCCGCCATCCCGTTCGTCGACCCGCGCAAGGAGCGGCCGGCGGGGACGCTCCGGCCCGCCTCGGCCTAG